The segment ATAGCGAGCGTCGCAATACCGTCGGGCGCTGGCTCGCGTTGTACGCCGCGGGCGGTCTGGCGGCCTTGCTGGCCATCCGCACTGCTCCCGGCAAACCGCTCTCGCTCTCGCCCGTGGCGCTGGCGGCGGTGGAACAGGCGCTGCACCAACCCGTGGGCTTCGCCTCCTCCGAAGCCCTGCGCCAGTGGCTGCGCGACACCCATCAGATTGACATCAAGTACAAGACGCTGTACACCATCGTCCGAACGCGCTTCACGGCCAAACTCAAAGTTCCGCGTCCGAGCCATCAAAAAAAACCCTGACGCGCTGACCGCCTTTCGGCGCGATTGCGGCAGGCGCCTCGCCGCCGCCATCCCCGCCGGCGATCCGCGCCCCATCCGGGTCTTCAGCCAGGATGAACGCCGCTTCGGTCTGCTGACCATCCGGC is part of the Candidatus Kryptonium sp. genome and harbors:
- a CDS encoding helix-turn-helix domain-containing protein, which codes for ELKLRLQQERDGRKKPRLQMLYLLATGQARERQEAPVAHSERRNTVGRWLALYAAGGLAALLAIRTAPGKPLSLSPVALAAVEQALHQPVGFASSEALRQWLRDTHQIDIKYKTLYTIVRTRFTAKLKVPRPSHQKKP